A single region of the Brassica rapa cultivar Chiifu-401-42 chromosome A03, CAAS_Brap_v3.01, whole genome shotgun sequence genome encodes:
- the LOC103855405 gene encoding protein BREAST CANCER SUSCEPTIBILITY 2 homolog B isoform X2 codes for MSTWSLFPDSSGDCFRWEGAGRILQSDSQDYAIESTAPLPSMNDLLLRGWSKLIQGDEAILRTGLGNSVALKAKSILEDGHHHPDLHNIGGSSLQVDSAATLPMFRTASGRSVPLKDSSIAKAISILGPHSDNVPLRESGFGDPNSFFQTASNKKVFVSSAGLSRANALLGLEADDFNGFNHVKRSNSSHQKRGCSELKTHATGVQHHSETPGQYECHVFEKISDNLYPSAVVPPTMFQTAGGKTLSVSVQALKRARNLLGDPESGTLFDDVAAGDQFATPQKVQRLVDIAYEGKTSNKHTATSFVSPLRSSSKKFRSVKLEDLASGGNLIKKFDTAVDETDCALNITKVATHGVSNNRPLASYMAVNSAKANGFIPIAKQFGQPLVDITNRSANNKQDSTQKKRLGKTIFVSPFKRPRNSSFKTPLKKNAQHALSGLSIVSSDTLNSKMVLCTRYPQRSPRVYIKDYFRMHPIVTTKMNYVPDHVRRIKSSNADKYVFRDESSSNMVGAETFFQMLAESGASLQQASRKWVINHYRWIVWKLACYETCYPVICRGNFLTITNVLEELKYRYEREVNHGHCSAIKRILSGDAPASSMMVLYISAINPKTDNDSQEALGSGSGNNVKVELSDGWYSMNAALDVKLTKQLNAGKLFVGQKLRILGAGLSGWATPTSPLEAVISNTICLLLNINGTYRAHWADRLGFCKEVGVPLAFNCIKGDGGPVPKTLAGITRIYPILYKERLGERKSIIRSERMESRMTELHNQRRSALVEGLMCEYERGVNGFHSQNDTDSEEGAKVFKLLETASEPELLMAEMSLEQLTSFTTYKSKFEAAKHIQMEKSVAKALEEAGLSERDVTPFMRIRLVGLTSLSYEGEHNPKEGIVTIWNPTERQRIELTEGKIYIVKGLVPTISDSETLYLHARGSSSRWEPLSPKASSSFQPFFNPRKPISLSNFGGIPLSSEFDLAAYVVYVGNVYTGVEQKKQWVFVTDGSTQRSRSGEISNSLLAISFSTPSMDDLPTPHISHSLVGSVVGFCNLIKKAKDAKNDMWVGEATENSVYSINAEAAYSSHLKTSSSHIQTWAKLSSSNSVTYKLRQRVLFIIGASTCSR; via the exons ATGTCGACGTGGAGTTTATTTCCCGATTCAAGCGGCGATTGTTTCCGGTGGGAAGGCGCTGGCCGGATTCTCCAGTCGGACTCACAAGATTATGCTATTGAATCCACAGCTCCTCTACCTTCTATGAACGATCTCTTGCTCAGAG GATGGTCGAAGCTTATACAAGGGGATGAAGCGATTTTGAGGACTGGGCTGGGGAACTCTGTAGCTCTAAAAGCCAAATCTATTTTAGAAGATGGGCATCATCATCCAG ATTTGCACAACATAGGAGGCTCCAGTCTCCAAGTGGATTCAGCTGCAACTTTGCCTATGTTCAGGACCGCCTCAGGACGTTCTGTCCCATTGAAAGACTCCTCCATTGCCAAAGCTATTTCTATTCTTGGCCCTCACTCAG ATAACGTTCCTCTCAGGGAGAGTGGGTTTGGTGATCCCAACTCTTTTTTCCAGACAGCTTCTAACAAGAAGGTTTTTGTATCTTCTGCCGGTCTGTCAAGAGCCAACGCATTGTTAGGACTCGAAGCAGATGATTTTAATGGATTTAACCACGTGAAGCGGTCCAATTCTTCCCACCAGAAACGTGGGTGCTCTGAGTTAAAAACTCATGCTACAGGGGTTCAGCATCATTCAGAAACTCCAGGACAATACGAGTGCCATGTATTTGAGAAGATATCAGATAATTTATATCCATCTGCAGTAGTGCCGCCAACAATGTTTCAGACTGCTGGTGGAAAAACGTTGTCAGTATCAGTTCAGGCATTGAAACGTGCCAGAAACCTTCTCGGAGACCCTGAGTCGGGGACTCTCTTTGATGATGTAGCAGCAGGTGATCAGTTTGCTACACCACAGAAAGTTCAAAGGTTAGTTGATATTGCTTATGAAGGAAAGACAAGCAACAAGCATACGGCAACTAGTTTTGTATCTCCTCTTCGGTCATCGTCAAAGAAATTCAGATCAGTCAAATTGGAGGATCTAGCTTCAGGGGGTAATTTGATCAAGAAATTTGACACGGCTGTTGATGAGACAGACTGTGCTCTAAATATTACTAAAGTTGCTACACATGGAGTATCAAATAACAGGCCGTTGGCATCATATATGGCAGTGAATAGTGCCAAGGCAAACGGCTTCATTCCAATAGCTAAACAATTTGGCCAGCCACTTGTTGATATAACAAATCGCAGTGCAAACAATAAACAAGACAGTACCCAAAAGAAAAGACTGGGAAAGACAATCTTCGTTTCTCCTTTTAAAAGGCCAAGGAATTCCTCCTTCAAAACTCCTTTAAAGAAAAATGCTCAGCATGCTTTAAGTG GTTTGTCTATCGTATCTTCTGATACACTTAATTCCAAAATGGTGCTTTGTACAAGATATCCACAAAGGTCTCCAAGAGTATATATCAAGGATTATTTTCGAATGCATCCAATAGTTACGACTAAG ATGAACTATGTGCCAGACCATGTCAGAAGAATCAAATCAAGTAATGCAGATAAATATGTATTCCGTGATGAGTCTTCCTCAAATATGGTTGGAGCTGAAACTTTTTTCCAAATGTTGGCTGAGTCTGGTGCTTCCCTACAACAAGCATCTAGAAA GTGGGTCATTAATCACTACAGATGGATCGTCTGGAAACTTGCATGCTACGAGACATGCTACCCAGTCATATGTAGAGGAAATTTTCTGACTATCACCAATGTTCTCGAAGAACTGAAATACAG ATATGAGCGAGAGGTCAATCATGGTCACTGCTCTGCAATCAAGAGGATTCTGAGTGGTGACGCTCCAGCTTCTTCAATGATGGTGCTCTATATATCAGCTATTAATCCAAAGACGGATAATGATTCTCAGGAAGCACTTGGTTCTGGCAGTGGCAACAATGTGAAAGTAGAGCTCAGTGATGGGTG GTACTCCATGAATGCTGCCCTCGATGTCAAGCTGACAAAGCAGCTGAATGCTGGAAAATTGTTTGTTGGACAGAAGCTTCGA ATCCTTGGGGCAGGACTTTCTGGCTGGGCTACACCAACATCACCTCTTGAG GCAGTGATTTCAAATACGATTTGTTTGCTGTTGAATATTAATGGGACGTACAGAGCTCACTGGGCGGACCGACTAGGATTCT GTAAAGAAGTTGGTGTTCCTCTGGCCTTCAACTGTATCAAGGGCGATGGGGGTCCAGTGCCTAAAACGTTAGCTGGAATCACACGAATATATCCTATCCTGTACAAGGAAAG GTTAGGTGAAAGGAAGTCAATTATTCGATCAGAGAGAATGGAAAGTAGAATGACTGAGCTGCATAACCAGAG GCGCTCAGCTCTTGTTGAGGGTCTTATGTGTGAGTACGAGAGAGGAGTAAATGGTTTCCACAGCCAGAACGACACTGACAGTGAGGAAGGAGCAAAGGTCTTTAAGCTGTTAGAGACTGCTTCTGAACCTGAACTCCTAATGGCAGAAATGAGTCTGGAGCAGTTGACATCTTTCACtacatataaatcaaaatttgag GCAGCCAAACACATACAGATGGAAAAATCAGTGGCAAAAGCTCTGGAAGAAGCTGGCTTAAGTGAAAGGGATGTCACCCCATTCATGAGGATTAGGCTTGTTGGACTGACGAGTTTAAGTTATGAAGGAGAACACAATCCAAAAGAAGGCATAGTAACCATCTGGAATCCAACGGAGAGACAG AGAATCGAGTTGACAGAGGGGAAAATATACATAGTGAAAGGGCTAGTACCGACGATATCAGATTCGGAAACACTTTACTTACATGCCAGAGGGTCTAGCTCAAGATGGGAGCCTTTGTCTCCAAAAGCTTCTTCAAGTTTTCA GCCCTTTTTCAACCCCCGTAAACCCATTTCTTTGTCCAATTTTGGTGGAATTCCTCTTTCAAG TGAATTTGATCTCGCTGCGTACGTTGTATATGTTGGAAATGTATACACGGGTGTTGAGCAAAAGAAGCAGTGGGTGTTTGTGACAGATGGATCCACTCAACGCTCACGTTCAGGGGAAATCTCAAACAGTCTTCTTGCTATAAGCTTCAGTACCCCATCCATGGATGACTTGCCCACTCCCCACATCAGCCATAGTCTTGTCGGATCCGTG GTAGGATTTTGTAACCTAATAAAAAAAGCAAAGGATGCGAAAAACGACATGTGGGTCGGAGAGGCAACAGAGAACTCAGTGTATTCCATAAACGCAGAAGCTGCTTACTCCTCTCACCTCAAAACCAGCAGTTCCCATATCCAAACTTGGGCTAAGCTCTCTTCTTCCAACTCG GTAACCTATAAACTTAGGCAGAGAGTTCTATTTATAATCGGTGCTTCAACATGCTCAAGGTGA
- the LOC103855405 gene encoding protein BREAST CANCER SUSCEPTIBILITY 2 homolog B isoform X1, whose amino-acid sequence MSTWSLFPDSSGDCFRWEGAGRILQSDSQDYAIESTAPLPSMNDLLLRGWSKLIQGDEAILRTGLGNSVALKAKSILEDGHHHPDLHNIGGSSLQVDSAATLPMFRTASGRSVPLKDSSIAKAISILGPHSDNVPLRESGFGDPNSFFQTASNKKVFVSSAGLSRANALLGLEADDFNGFNHVKRSNSSHQKRGCSELKTHATGVQHHSETPGQYECHVFEKISDNLYPSAVVPPTMFQTAGGKTLSVSVQALKRARNLLGDPESGTLFDDVAAGDQFATPQKVQRLVDIAYEGKTSNKHTATSFVSPLRSSSKKFRSVKLEDLASGGNLIKKFDTAVDETDCALNITKVATHGVSNNRPLASYMAVNSAKANGFIPIAKQFGQPLVDITNRSANNKQDSTQKKRLGKTIFVSPFKRPRNSSFKTPLKKNAQHALSGLSIVSSDTLNSKMVLCTRYPQRSPRVYIKDYFRMHPIVTTKMNYVPDHVRRIKSSNADKYVFRDESSSNMVGAETFFQMLAESGASLQQASRKWVINHYRWIVWKLACYETCYPVICRGNFLTITNVLEELKYRYEREVNHGHCSAIKRILSGDAPASSMMVLYISAINPKTDNDSQEALGSGSGNNVKVELSDGWYSMNAALDVKLTKQLNAGKLFVGQKLRILGAGLSGWATPTSPLEAVISNTICLLLNINGTYRAHWADRLGFCKEVGVPLAFNCIKGDGGPVPKTLAGITRIYPILYKERLGERKSIIRSERMESRMTELHNQRRSALVEGLMCEYERGVNGFHSQNDTDSEEGAKVFKLLETASEPELLMAEMSLEQLTSFTTYKSKFEAAKHIQMEKSVAKALEEAGLSERDVTPFMRIRLVGLTSLSYEGEHNPKEGIVTIWNPTERQRIELTEGKIYIVKGLVPTISDSETLYLHARGSSSRWEPLSPKASSSFQPFFNPRKPISLSNFGGIPLSSEFDLAAYVVYVGNVYTGVEQKKQWVFVTDGSTQRSRSGEISNSLLAISFSTPSMDDLPTPHISHSLVGSVVGFCNLIKKAKDAKNDMWVGEATENSVYSINAEAAYSSHLKTSSSHIQTWAKLSSSNSVRSLLVPLSILFIFFFFGSAIGFSARFWLVHKCFGIFRLLGLLVFVLL is encoded by the exons ATGTCGACGTGGAGTTTATTTCCCGATTCAAGCGGCGATTGTTTCCGGTGGGAAGGCGCTGGCCGGATTCTCCAGTCGGACTCACAAGATTATGCTATTGAATCCACAGCTCCTCTACCTTCTATGAACGATCTCTTGCTCAGAG GATGGTCGAAGCTTATACAAGGGGATGAAGCGATTTTGAGGACTGGGCTGGGGAACTCTGTAGCTCTAAAAGCCAAATCTATTTTAGAAGATGGGCATCATCATCCAG ATTTGCACAACATAGGAGGCTCCAGTCTCCAAGTGGATTCAGCTGCAACTTTGCCTATGTTCAGGACCGCCTCAGGACGTTCTGTCCCATTGAAAGACTCCTCCATTGCCAAAGCTATTTCTATTCTTGGCCCTCACTCAG ATAACGTTCCTCTCAGGGAGAGTGGGTTTGGTGATCCCAACTCTTTTTTCCAGACAGCTTCTAACAAGAAGGTTTTTGTATCTTCTGCCGGTCTGTCAAGAGCCAACGCATTGTTAGGACTCGAAGCAGATGATTTTAATGGATTTAACCACGTGAAGCGGTCCAATTCTTCCCACCAGAAACGTGGGTGCTCTGAGTTAAAAACTCATGCTACAGGGGTTCAGCATCATTCAGAAACTCCAGGACAATACGAGTGCCATGTATTTGAGAAGATATCAGATAATTTATATCCATCTGCAGTAGTGCCGCCAACAATGTTTCAGACTGCTGGTGGAAAAACGTTGTCAGTATCAGTTCAGGCATTGAAACGTGCCAGAAACCTTCTCGGAGACCCTGAGTCGGGGACTCTCTTTGATGATGTAGCAGCAGGTGATCAGTTTGCTACACCACAGAAAGTTCAAAGGTTAGTTGATATTGCTTATGAAGGAAAGACAAGCAACAAGCATACGGCAACTAGTTTTGTATCTCCTCTTCGGTCATCGTCAAAGAAATTCAGATCAGTCAAATTGGAGGATCTAGCTTCAGGGGGTAATTTGATCAAGAAATTTGACACGGCTGTTGATGAGACAGACTGTGCTCTAAATATTACTAAAGTTGCTACACATGGAGTATCAAATAACAGGCCGTTGGCATCATATATGGCAGTGAATAGTGCCAAGGCAAACGGCTTCATTCCAATAGCTAAACAATTTGGCCAGCCACTTGTTGATATAACAAATCGCAGTGCAAACAATAAACAAGACAGTACCCAAAAGAAAAGACTGGGAAAGACAATCTTCGTTTCTCCTTTTAAAAGGCCAAGGAATTCCTCCTTCAAAACTCCTTTAAAGAAAAATGCTCAGCATGCTTTAAGTG GTTTGTCTATCGTATCTTCTGATACACTTAATTCCAAAATGGTGCTTTGTACAAGATATCCACAAAGGTCTCCAAGAGTATATATCAAGGATTATTTTCGAATGCATCCAATAGTTACGACTAAG ATGAACTATGTGCCAGACCATGTCAGAAGAATCAAATCAAGTAATGCAGATAAATATGTATTCCGTGATGAGTCTTCCTCAAATATGGTTGGAGCTGAAACTTTTTTCCAAATGTTGGCTGAGTCTGGTGCTTCCCTACAACAAGCATCTAGAAA GTGGGTCATTAATCACTACAGATGGATCGTCTGGAAACTTGCATGCTACGAGACATGCTACCCAGTCATATGTAGAGGAAATTTTCTGACTATCACCAATGTTCTCGAAGAACTGAAATACAG ATATGAGCGAGAGGTCAATCATGGTCACTGCTCTGCAATCAAGAGGATTCTGAGTGGTGACGCTCCAGCTTCTTCAATGATGGTGCTCTATATATCAGCTATTAATCCAAAGACGGATAATGATTCTCAGGAAGCACTTGGTTCTGGCAGTGGCAACAATGTGAAAGTAGAGCTCAGTGATGGGTG GTACTCCATGAATGCTGCCCTCGATGTCAAGCTGACAAAGCAGCTGAATGCTGGAAAATTGTTTGTTGGACAGAAGCTTCGA ATCCTTGGGGCAGGACTTTCTGGCTGGGCTACACCAACATCACCTCTTGAG GCAGTGATTTCAAATACGATTTGTTTGCTGTTGAATATTAATGGGACGTACAGAGCTCACTGGGCGGACCGACTAGGATTCT GTAAAGAAGTTGGTGTTCCTCTGGCCTTCAACTGTATCAAGGGCGATGGGGGTCCAGTGCCTAAAACGTTAGCTGGAATCACACGAATATATCCTATCCTGTACAAGGAAAG GTTAGGTGAAAGGAAGTCAATTATTCGATCAGAGAGAATGGAAAGTAGAATGACTGAGCTGCATAACCAGAG GCGCTCAGCTCTTGTTGAGGGTCTTATGTGTGAGTACGAGAGAGGAGTAAATGGTTTCCACAGCCAGAACGACACTGACAGTGAGGAAGGAGCAAAGGTCTTTAAGCTGTTAGAGACTGCTTCTGAACCTGAACTCCTAATGGCAGAAATGAGTCTGGAGCAGTTGACATCTTTCACtacatataaatcaaaatttgag GCAGCCAAACACATACAGATGGAAAAATCAGTGGCAAAAGCTCTGGAAGAAGCTGGCTTAAGTGAAAGGGATGTCACCCCATTCATGAGGATTAGGCTTGTTGGACTGACGAGTTTAAGTTATGAAGGAGAACACAATCCAAAAGAAGGCATAGTAACCATCTGGAATCCAACGGAGAGACAG AGAATCGAGTTGACAGAGGGGAAAATATACATAGTGAAAGGGCTAGTACCGACGATATCAGATTCGGAAACACTTTACTTACATGCCAGAGGGTCTAGCTCAAGATGGGAGCCTTTGTCTCCAAAAGCTTCTTCAAGTTTTCA GCCCTTTTTCAACCCCCGTAAACCCATTTCTTTGTCCAATTTTGGTGGAATTCCTCTTTCAAG TGAATTTGATCTCGCTGCGTACGTTGTATATGTTGGAAATGTATACACGGGTGTTGAGCAAAAGAAGCAGTGGGTGTTTGTGACAGATGGATCCACTCAACGCTCACGTTCAGGGGAAATCTCAAACAGTCTTCTTGCTATAAGCTTCAGTACCCCATCCATGGATGACTTGCCCACTCCCCACATCAGCCATAGTCTTGTCGGATCCGTG GTAGGATTTTGTAACCTAATAAAAAAAGCAAAGGATGCGAAAAACGACATGTGGGTCGGAGAGGCAACAGAGAACTCAGTGTATTCCATAAACGCAGAAGCTGCTTACTCCTCTCACCTCAAAACCAGCAGTTCCCATATCCAAACTTGGGCTAAGCTCTCTTCTTCCAACTCGGTTCGTTCTCTTCTTGTACctctatctatattatttatcttcttcttttttggctCGGCAATTGGTTTTTCTGCCAGGTTTTGGTTGGTTCACAAATGTTTTGGTATTTTCAGATTACTTGGTTTACtggtttttgttttgctttaa
- the LOC103855406 gene encoding PRA1 family protein B5, whose product MICNFFFRSTPFRYLLHTRLPIIIPEEERRIESNRMVSSDSHVLPVSTTTTSRPPTLTESQPPAVRAFVNRFTETVRDGLSRSRPWSELLDRSAFAKPDSLSEAASRLRKNSSYFRANYVCIVSLILAFSLLAHPFSLVLLVCLAASWLFLYLFRPVDRPLILFGRSFSDLETLGGLILSTIAVIFFTSVGSVLISALLVGIATVCVHGAFRSPNDLFLDEQDPAAAGFLSFIGVPTTSSSMPSTSSAPSAV is encoded by the coding sequence ATGATCTGTAACTTCTTCTTCAGATCAACCCCTTTCAGATATTTATTGCATACCCGATTACCGATCATAATccctgaagaagaaagaagaatcgAATCGAATCGAATGGTGTCGTCAGATTCTCATGTGCTTCCGgtttccaccaccaccaccagtcGGCCCCCAACCTTAACCGAATCGCAACCTCCAGCCGTCCGTGCATTTGTGAACCGCTTCACCGAAACGGTCCGAGATGGTCTGTCCCGTAGCCGTCCATGGTCAGAGCTCCTCGATCGATCCGCCTTCGCCAAGCCGGACTCTCTTTCCGAGGCAGCCTCGCGACTCCGGAAGAACTCCTCTTATTTCAGGGCGAATTACGTCTGCATCGTATCTCTGATCCTCGCTTTCTCTCTTCTCGCCCATCCATTCTCTCTCGTCCTCCTCGTCTGCCTCGCCGCTTCTTGGCTCTTCCTTTACCTCTTCCGTCCAGTTGATCGACCTCTCATCCTCTTCGGCCGATCTTTCTCTGACCTCGAAACTCTCGGGGGTCTTATCCTCTCCACAATCGCAGTCATCTTCTTCACCAGCGTTGGATCTGTACTCATATCTGCTCTCTTGGTCGGAATAGCGACGGTCTGCGTTCATGGTGCCTTCAGATCTCCTAATGATCTCTTCCTTGACGAGCAAGATCCTGCCGCCGCCGGTTTCCTCTCTTTCATCGGTGTCCCTACTACGTCTTCCTCCATGCCATCCACTTCCTCAGCGCCTTCCGCCGTATAG
- the LOC103855407 gene encoding macrophage migration inhibitory factor homolog isoform X1, whose product MPCLNISTNVSLDGVDTSSILSEATSSVAKIIGKPENYVMIVLKGSVPMAFGGTEDPAAYGELVSIGGLNPDVNKQLSAAVSAILETKLSVPKSRFFLKFYDTKAILKGHFFYRLVTLCRDPSLVGTDLLSRFRRRK is encoded by the exons atgccgTGCCTTAACATCTCCACCAACGTTAGCCTCGACGGCGTCGATACCTCTTCCATCCTCTCCGAAGCTACCTCCTCCGTCGCTAAAATCATCGGCAAGCCTGAGAAC TATGTGATGATTGTGTTGAAAGGATCAGTGCCAATGGCATTTGGTGGCACCGAGGACCCTGCCGCTTATGGTGAACTTGTCTCCATCGGTGGCCTTAACCCCGATGTCAACAAGCAGCTCAGCGCTGCGGTCTCCGCCATCCTTGAGACTAAGCTCTCTGTCCCCAAGTCTCGCTTCTTCCTCAAGTTTTACGACACCAAG GCCATCCTGAAAGGTCACTTCTTTTATCGACTGGTCACTTTATGCAGGGATCCTTCTTTGGTTGGAACGGATCTACTTTCTAGGTTTCGTCGCAGGAAATAA
- the LOC103855407 gene encoding macrophage migration inhibitory factor homolog isoform X3 has translation MPCLNISTNVSLDGVDTSSILSEATSSVAKIIGKPENYVMIVLKGSVPMAFGGTEDPAAYGELVSIGGLNPDVNKQLSAAVSAILETKLSVPKSRFFLKFYDTKGSFFGWNGSTF, from the exons atgccgTGCCTTAACATCTCCACCAACGTTAGCCTCGACGGCGTCGATACCTCTTCCATCCTCTCCGAAGCTACCTCCTCCGTCGCTAAAATCATCGGCAAGCCTGAGAAC TATGTGATGATTGTGTTGAAAGGATCAGTGCCAATGGCATTTGGTGGCACCGAGGACCCTGCCGCTTATGGTGAACTTGTCTCCATCGGTGGCCTTAACCCCGATGTCAACAAGCAGCTCAGCGCTGCGGTCTCCGCCATCCTTGAGACTAAGCTCTCTGTCCCCAAGTCTCGCTTCTTCCTCAAGTTTTACGACACCAAG GGATCCTTCTTTGGTTGGAACGGATCTACTTTCTAG
- the LOC103855407 gene encoding macrophage migration inhibitory factor homolog isoform X2, which yields MPCLNISTNVSLDGVDTSSILSEATSSVAKIIGKPENYVMIVLKGSVPMAFGGTEDPAAYGELVSIGGLNPDVNKQLSAAVSAILETKLSVPKSRFFLKFYDTKAHQSQEYAQCLHALHQQY from the exons atgccgTGCCTTAACATCTCCACCAACGTTAGCCTCGACGGCGTCGATACCTCTTCCATCCTCTCCGAAGCTACCTCCTCCGTCGCTAAAATCATCGGCAAGCCTGAGAAC TATGTGATGATTGTGTTGAAAGGATCAGTGCCAATGGCATTTGGTGGCACCGAGGACCCTGCCGCTTATGGTGAACTTGTCTCCATCGGTGGCCTTAACCCCGATGTCAACAAGCAGCTCAGCGCTGCGGTCTCCGCCATCCTTGAGACTAAGCTCTCTGTCCCCAAGTCTCGCTTCTTCCTCAAGTTTTACGACACCAAG GCCCATCAAAGTCAAGAATATGCACAATGTTTACATGCTTTACACCAGCAGTACTAG
- the LOC103855408 gene encoding aldose reductase isoform X2, translating into MAHTTFSPEGQKTESFRLLSGHKIPAVGLGTWQSGSQASHAVFTALLEGGYRHIDTAWEYGDQNQVGQGMKRAMHAGLERRDLFVTSKLWCTELSPERVRPALQNTLQELQLDYLDLYLIHWPFRLRQGASKPPKAGDVLEFDMEGVWREMEKLVKDNLVRSIGVCNFTITKLNKLLAFADLIPSVCQMEMHPGWRNDQMLQLCRMNGIHVTAYSPLGSQEGGRDLIHDQTVERIAKKLNKTPGQVLVKWGLQRGTSVIPKSSNPERIKENIKVFDWVIPDQDFEALNSISDQKRVMDGEDMFVNKSEGPFRSVADLWDHED; encoded by the exons ATGGCGCATACCACGTTTTCGCCGGAAGGGCAGAAGACGGAGTCGTTTAGGCTGTTGAGCGGCCACAAGATCCCAGCCGTTGGACTCGGCACCTGGCAATCTGGCTCTCAAGCCTCCCACGCCGTTTTCACTGCCCTCCTCGAG GGTGGTTATAGGCACATTGATACAGCTTGGGAATATGGTGATCAGAATcag GTCGGTCAAGGGATGAAGAGGGCTATGCACGCTGGTCTTGAGAGGAGGGACCTTTTCGTGACCTCCAAGCTTTG GTGTACAGAGTTGTCCCCTGAGAGAGTGCGTCCTGCTCTACAAAATACCCTTCAAGAGCTTCAGTTAGACTACCTTGATCTTTACCTG ATTCACTGGCCTTTTCGGCTAAGACAAGGAGCGAGTAAGCCACCAAAGGCAGGGGACGTCCTTGAGTTTGACATGGAAGGTGTTTGGAGAGAAATGGAGAAGCTTGTCAAGGACAATCTTGTCAGGAGCATTGGCGTTTGTAACTTCACCATCACTAAGCTCAATAAGCTTCTAGCCTTCGCTGACTTGATCCCTTCCGTTTGCCAG ATGGAAATGCATCCTGGTTGGAGAAATGACCAAATGCTCCAACTCTGCAGAATGAATGGTATCCATGTTACA GCCTATTCGCCGCTGGGATCTCAAGAAGGTGGGAGAGATCTGATACATGATCAGACAGTGGAGAGGATAGCCAAGAAGCTGAACAAGACGCCAGGGCAGGTACTAGTAAAATGGGGTCTTCAGAGAGGAACAAGTGTTATCCCCAAGTCATCGAATCCAGAGAGAATCAAGGAGAACATCAAAGTTTTTGACTGGGTGATCCCTGACCAAGACTTTGAAGCTCTCAACAGCATCAGTGACCAG AAACGAGTGATGGACGGTGAGGATATGTTCGTCAACAAGAGCGAAGGTCCATTCCGTAGCGTGGCAGATCTATGGGATCATGAAGACTAA
- the LOC103855408 gene encoding aldose reductase isoform X1, translating to MAHTTFSPEGQKTESFRLLSGHKIPAVGLGTWQSGSQASHAVFTALLEGGYRHIDTAWEYGDQNQSLLLYKVGQGMKRAMHAGLERRDLFVTSKLWCTELSPERVRPALQNTLQELQLDYLDLYLIHWPFRLRQGASKPPKAGDVLEFDMEGVWREMEKLVKDNLVRSIGVCNFTITKLNKLLAFADLIPSVCQMEMHPGWRNDQMLQLCRMNGIHVTAYSPLGSQEGGRDLIHDQTVERIAKKLNKTPGQVLVKWGLQRGTSVIPKSSNPERIKENIKVFDWVIPDQDFEALNSISDQKRVMDGEDMFVNKSEGPFRSVADLWDHED from the exons ATGGCGCATACCACGTTTTCGCCGGAAGGGCAGAAGACGGAGTCGTTTAGGCTGTTGAGCGGCCACAAGATCCCAGCCGTTGGACTCGGCACCTGGCAATCTGGCTCTCAAGCCTCCCACGCCGTTTTCACTGCCCTCCTCGAG GGTGGTTATAGGCACATTGATACAGCTTGGGAATATGGTGATCAGAATcag tcCTTACTCTTGTACAAGGTCGGTCAAGGGATGAAGAGGGCTATGCACGCTGGTCTTGAGAGGAGGGACCTTTTCGTGACCTCCAAGCTTTG GTGTACAGAGTTGTCCCCTGAGAGAGTGCGTCCTGCTCTACAAAATACCCTTCAAGAGCTTCAGTTAGACTACCTTGATCTTTACCTG ATTCACTGGCCTTTTCGGCTAAGACAAGGAGCGAGTAAGCCACCAAAGGCAGGGGACGTCCTTGAGTTTGACATGGAAGGTGTTTGGAGAGAAATGGAGAAGCTTGTCAAGGACAATCTTGTCAGGAGCATTGGCGTTTGTAACTTCACCATCACTAAGCTCAATAAGCTTCTAGCCTTCGCTGACTTGATCCCTTCCGTTTGCCAG ATGGAAATGCATCCTGGTTGGAGAAATGACCAAATGCTCCAACTCTGCAGAATGAATGGTATCCATGTTACA GCCTATTCGCCGCTGGGATCTCAAGAAGGTGGGAGAGATCTGATACATGATCAGACAGTGGAGAGGATAGCCAAGAAGCTGAACAAGACGCCAGGGCAGGTACTAGTAAAATGGGGTCTTCAGAGAGGAACAAGTGTTATCCCCAAGTCATCGAATCCAGAGAGAATCAAGGAGAACATCAAAGTTTTTGACTGGGTGATCCCTGACCAAGACTTTGAAGCTCTCAACAGCATCAGTGACCAG AAACGAGTGATGGACGGTGAGGATATGTTCGTCAACAAGAGCGAAGGTCCATTCCGTAGCGTGGCAGATCTATGGGATCATGAAGACTAA